The sequence TGCAGTGCTTACTGCCAGTGGTTATATTGTTGCACAGAGAAAAGCGGCAGTGGCTTCCAAAGGAACCGGAAGACTTGAATATCTCGGCGTGATTGAAGGAGATCGAGTGACGACTGGTCAGATCATTGGGCGATTAGAGAACAGCGATGTACAAGCGACGCTCGGTCAAGTAAAGGCGAGTTTGAATGTAGCAAAAGCCGGATTGGAAAATGCAAAAGCGGAATTGGAAGATGCGGCAGCAAATTTTGAACGGCAAAAAACATTGTTTGCACAAAATGCTATTTCCCGTGCAGATTATGACGGAGCAAATGCTCGCCATAAAAGAGCCATATCCTCTGTAACCTCTGCAGAAGCATCTATTAAATATGCCGAAGCAAATATACGCGCGGCCGAAGTGCAGCTGGAATATACACTCATCCGAGCTCCGTTCGATGGTGTTGTGCTGACGAAGAATGCAAATGTCGGCGAAGTTATTTCTCCTTTTGGCGCCGCTGCCGGTTCGCGGGGAGCTATTGTTTCCGTTGCAGATATGACATCATTGGAAGTAGAAGCCGATGTATCCGAAGCAAATATAGAAAAAATCAAAGAAGGATTTCCCTGCGAAATTACGCTTGATGCGTATCCCGAACGCCGGTATTCTGGATATGTTAATAAAATTGTTCCCACCGCGGATCGTGCTAAAGCCACCGTATTGACAAAAGTGAGATTTAAAGATCGTGATGAACGCGTACTTCCCGAAATGCGTGCAA is a genomic window of Bacteroidota bacterium containing:
- a CDS encoding efflux RND transporter periplasmic adaptor subunit — its product is MSDNQHTDLSFLKINRNESQETKWGSKQTIIFGSLAGVLVLAIALSIILGSGVSTEVVELGTVVMTTPGQESAVLTASGYIVAQRKAAVASKGTGRLEYLGVIEGDRVTTGQIIGRLENSDVQATLGQVKASLNVAKAGLENAKAELEDAAANFERQKTLFAQNAISRADYDGANARHKRAISSVTSAEASIKYAEANIRAAEVQLEYTLIRAPFDGVVLTKNANVGEVISPFGAAAGSRGAIVSVADMTSLEVEADVSEANIEKIKEGFPCEITLDAYPERRYSGYVNKIVPTADRAKATVLTKVRFKDRDERVLPEMRAKVNFLKEAKEQNPKNSAPKISVPASAIVTRNGQKVVFVAQGETVVETAVTLGEIMGNRIEIKQGVTPGQKVVLRPSEKLSTGTKFTTGE